A window of Sphingobacterium kitahiroshimense genomic DNA:
TTCTCAAGGAGAAGTCAGTATCACTGCTTATCTGAAACTGAAAAATGGAAAAACAACGCTGTTTGTGGCTGTTCAGGATAGTGGTATTGGTATTCTAGAAGAAGAACAGGCGCTGGTATTTCGTCAGTACTATATGGCCGGAGCGAAGAAGCAAACAAGTAGTTTTGGGCTGGGGTTATATATATCGAAATTATTTGCCCAACAAATGGAGGGCAATATTGATTTGGTCAGCACATTAGGAAAAGGATCTACATTTACTTTGGTACTTCCTGTCGAAAAAACGAAAATAGTGGAAACCACCGCTGTACAGTATACATTGGAAGATCTTCCTCAAGAAATGAAGATTGTGATCATTGATGATAACAGGATTAATGTTCTTTACTTGAATCACTATTTTAAAGATTTTCCAAATGTACATATCTTTGAACAAGGTCATGTTGCACTTGTATATATGGATGAAAATGAAGTTGATGTCGTAATCACAGATTTAAGGATGGCTGATCTTGACGGTTGGGGAATTTTAAATAAGATACGAGCAAAAAAAGAATGGGAACTAGTTAGGGTATTTGTTTTTACGGCAGACAGTATGTATCTGGAAGTTGCTGAACAAAAGCAGGTAAATCTTTTTGATGCAAAATTGAAAAAACCATTGGATGCTCACGACCTAATTTCCTCTATTAAGAGGTCGATGGGATAACTAATGCGACTGCAATTAGTGTGGCCGGTAACTTCTGAATTAAAATATAACGAAAGCTTATGTATTTCCCATCACATAAAGTTGTGATAAATTTGGTGTCGGATTTCCTCCTTTTGTCTCTAGGGTTATAGCAAAAGCTTGTGCTTTAGGTATTTGATTCATGCTGGTGATTCGGTCAGTATGATCCAAAGGAAATACACCAGCATCTACTGGTTTACCATCAACGATTGCCCAAAGTTGGTACTGCATACCTTCTGGAGCAGGAGGTAAATTTTCTAGACTTAGATAAACATCTGTTGTATTGGTGTTCCAAAAAACATGTGCTTTGAGTTTTGGATGTTGCTCTACTCCGGCTAAAGTGATCGTTTTGATTGCAGGATCTTGCAACATGGCCCATTTTTCCTCCAAACTCAGCAATGCTTTTTGAGTAGATTCTTGTTTTGATTCTGATTGTGCAAGAAGATTTTGATTAACAGATTTTTTATTGTGATAGTAAATATTGGTACCGATACTTAACGCTAATAATATAGAAGCGGCTATACTCCAGTTACGCATCTTTAAGTTGCGTACAGATGATGCTAAAGGTGGCTCTGCAATCAACTGAACTGTCTTTTCAACAGGTGGTGGTAATACGGGATGAGTAGTCTGATCGGATATTTTGCCCCAGATCACTGATTTAAGTTCGACAGGAGGAGACATAGCTTGGACAGTAGCAAAATCTTCTAAAGTTTCTTGTGCCTCTAGAATCGCTTGCTGTACTTCAGTGTTATGCTTACTTATGCACATCAAAACACTCACCTCTTCTTCGCTGGCGAGATTTAGCACATAAGCTTCGATAATTCCTGACGATATGTATTCTTTAATATCCACTAGTATTGGTATTCTTTAAGTATTTTTTTTAATTCTAAAAGTGCTCCTCGTGTACGAGTTTTTACTGTACCTAAAGGAATATTTAGTTTTTCTGCAATTTCCTGTTGTGTGTATCCTTCATAGTAGGCCATTTCAATAAGCTCTTTCCATTCTGCACGAAGTTCATTCAATACGTTTTTAAAACCAATATGATCTACCTGTGTAGAAACACTAAAGTTATGTTTTTCTTTAGCATCTACGATATCTGGAAGAGATTGGTTTTTTTGTTCATTTTGGACGCCTTTTGATTTGATGTAATCAAATGCAGCATTACGGGCTATATTAATGATCCAAGTGTACAGTTTGCCTCGAGAAGCATCGAATGAATCAATATGTTTCCATATTTTGATAAAAACATTTTGAAGTACTTCGTCAGCATATTCCTTGAGTGTAACGATACGAAGAACTAGACCATACAGTGCTCCCGCATAATGATCATAAAGATAATTAAAGGCGCGCTGATCCTTTTTCTGTAATAAGGAAATTAATGTATCTTCTTCTAAGTGGTGTATCGGGCTCAATTAATTAGTCTTTGAGTTCAAAGATATATAATAAGATTAATAAGTTTTGTATTTATTTGAATTTTAATGTATTGATTGAGAAAATTGCATTAGAACAAATTATTTATGTCTTAAAATGAGTGCTCTTGACATAAAGTTGAGGTGACTAGAGCTTTTTAAATATTTTGATTAAATCAGCTCCACGTTTTTTTTAATGATACATCATAAAATGACGGTGAGATATTTTTAATTTCAAAACGCAATCCAATTGAAACATTATTTCGTAAGTGATAGAAATAGAATAAAGAAAATGATAACCACTAAAAAATAAGAAATGAAAACGAAATTCACTTTTATGACACTCGGTCTATTATTGATGGGTGTACTCTTTTGCGGAAATGTTGCAGCGTAACATGCAAATAAAACTGTAATGGTAGGTGGAGCTGCAATGTATCCAACTAAAAATATTATTGAGAATGCGGTTAACTCAAAGGATCATACCACTTTGGTCGCGGCAGTGAAAGCCGCAGGTTTAGTCGAGACATTGTCTTCTAAAGGACCTTTTACTCTATTAGCTCCAACAAATGAAGCGTTTAATTTATTGCCGAAGGGCACGGTTGAAAAATTATTAAAGCCAGAAAATAAAGGTATGTTAACGAAGGTGTTGACCTATCATGTATTGGCTGGAAAATTTGATTCCGTAGCGATCTTAAAATCTGTTAAGGAAATGGGAGGGAAGACTGAAATGACTACAGTAGAAGGTGGGAAGATTACTTTTTGGACGAAGGGTAAGGATCTTTATGTACGTGATGCTAAAGGAAAAGATGCTAAGGTGACGATTGCGGATGTTGTCCAATCAAATGGTGTAATTCATGTTATTGACCATGTATTGATGCCTTAGGTACTGTTTTAGGTTGCTAAATGTTTTTGTAATCTTAAGTCTTTTCTGAAAATAAAACTTATGCTTTTTCGGTGATCTTGAGACTTTTGAATATCATTTTAAAAAATGTGTTTCTAAATAACAAACTGTAAATCTATTTTAGTAGTAGTTTTACAGTTTTTTTTATTGAGGACCAATTTTGTACTATTGGTTTTAAAAGGGAATTAATCTTTGAAAAATTATTCCTTGAAACAACTTTGATACGGTAAAGTTTTAAAACATATTATCTGAGAATTTAAACAATATCAAAAAAATATTTAGAGTAATAATGAACTATATTTTAATATTAAATTTTAAAAATGTAAATTTATGAAAATAAATAGAATGTTTCTATTCTATTTATTTATTCTATTGACAAATCATGAATTACAATTTATTAAGAGATACTATTGAACTACTCGAAAATTTTGAAAAATATAAGCAAGAAAATGGAGGGTATAGCGAAGATAGTGAAGGCTTTCAACAATTTATAGTCGATAATTACAAAAGTGTAGCTACTATAGAACCGGACTGGGAAGGAAAGCAAAACGGTCGAAATCCTGATAGTGTCATCAATACGTTAATTGTGCAGATGAACAGGTTTGCAAAAACTTACTCTAAAGCGGCTATACATGAGTCAGATTTTTCTACGCAGGAAGATTTTATTTATTTAATTAACCTGAAGGTTTTTGGGCCAATGATAAAAATGGAACTTATAAAACGTAATATCCATGATAAACCTTTTGGTATGCAGATCATTAATCGG
This region includes:
- a CDS encoding RNA polymerase sigma factor, producing MSPIHHLEEDTLISLLQKKDQRAFNYLYDHYAGALYGLVLRIVTLKEYADEVLQNVFIKIWKHIDSFDASRGKLYTWIINIARNAAFDYIKSKGVQNEQKNQSLPDIVDAKEKHNFSVSTQVDHIGFKNVLNELRAEWKELIEMAYYEGYTQQEIAEKLNIPLGTVKTRTRGALLELKKILKEYQY
- a CDS encoding fasciclin domain-containing protein, translating into MVGGAAMYPTKNIIENAVNSKDHTTLVAAVKAAGLVETLSSKGPFTLLAPTNEAFNLLPKGTVEKLLKPENKGMLTKVLTYHVLAGKFDSVAILKSVKEMGGKTEMTTVEGGKITFWTKGKDLYVRDAKGKDAKVTIADVVQSNGVIHVIDHVLMP
- a CDS encoding anti-sigma factor domain-containing protein, whose translation is MDIKEYISSGIIEAYVLNLASEEEVSVLMCISKHNTEVQQAILEAQETLEDFATVQAMSPPVELKSVIWGKISDQTTHPVLPPPVEKTVQLIAEPPLASSVRNLKMRNWSIAASILLALSIGTNIYYHNKKSVNQNLLAQSESKQESTQKALLSLEEKWAMLQDPAIKTITLAGVEQHPKLKAHVFWNTNTTDVYLSLENLPPAPEGMQYQLWAIVDGKPVDAGVFPLDHTDRITSMNQIPKAQAFAITLETKGGNPTPNLSQLYVMGNT
- a CDS encoding MarR family winged helix-turn-helix transcriptional regulator — protein: MNYNLLRDTIELLENFEKYKQENGGYSEDSEGFQQFIVDNYKSVATIEPDWEGKQNGRNPDSVINTLIVQMNRFAKTYSKAAIHESDFSTQEDFIYLINLKVFGPMIKMELIKRNIHDKPFGMQIINRLIHQKWVGQVDSEDDKRSKVISITDEGLRVLENQMDKIRKASLIVTGDLTRPEKMELIRLLQKLEKFHQPIYDQNIDVADLLTSVAENYPLSKN